Proteins from a single region of Numenius arquata chromosome Z, bNumArq3.hap1.1, whole genome shotgun sequence:
- the LOC141477318 gene encoding thioredoxin, translating to MVKSVGNLSEFEAELKSAGEKLIVVDFSATWCGPCKMIKPFFHSLCEKYGDVVFIEIDVDDAQDVATHCDVKCMPTFQFYKNGKKVQEFSGANKEKLEETIKSLV from the exons ATGGTGAAGAGCGTGGGCAACCTG tctgaaTTCGAGGCAGAGCTGAAATCTGCTGGTGAGAAGCTTATAGTAGTTGATTTCTCTGCCACATGGTGTGGACCATGCAAAATGATCAAGCCCTTTTTCCAT AGTTTGTGTGAGAAGTATGGTGATGTGGTGTTCATCGAGATTGATGTGGATGATGCCCAG GATGTGGCTACACACTGTGATGTGAAGTGCATGCCAACGTTCCAATTCTACAAGAACGGAAAGAAG GTGCAGGAGTTCTCTGGGGCCAATAAAGAGAAACTGGAGGAGACCATTAAAAGTCTAGTCTAA